The region GGAGCAGGAGCCGTTGCCGGCCAGCAGCCCCTTGTGCGAACTGCCGAATGTGGTGCTGCAGGCCCACATCGGCAGCGCCACGCATGAAACACGTCGCGCGATGATAGAACTGGCCGTGGCCAATCTGATCGACGCGGTAACCGGCAAACAACCGGAAGCGATGGTCAATCCGGAGGTGTGGCAAGGACACGCCTGAGCGCTGGTTGCCACCGCTCCTTTAAGGTCGGGCCGACGCGGGGCCAATGCCGCCACCTGGCAAGGTGGCGGCGGCCCTTCCAGCTACCCTTTCGCGCCCCCGTATTCCACCACGATGCCGGCCTGTTTGGCCACGTCGCTCCAGCGCTTCAGCTCCGCGGCGGAGAACGCCTGGAAATCAGCCGCATTGCGCAGCTTGGGCTCGAAGCCCGCCCCGATGATGCGTTTCTGATATTCAGGCGTCGCCAGCCCGGTGACGATGGTGTCGGCCAACTGCTTGACGATGGCCGGGTCGACCTTGGACGGCGCATAGATGCCCATCCAGCTGGTCACGTCGAAGTCCTTGATCCCCTGCTCCTGCACGGTCCGCACATTGGGCAGTTGCCGCGCGCGATAGGCGCTGGTGACGGCCAAGGCCTTCAGGTGCTTGCCTTCGATCATCGGCAAGGTGGGCGGCAAATTCATGAAACAGAGATCCAGATCGCCGTTGGACGTACCGACCAGGGCCTCGGTCGCGCCCTTGTACGGCACATGGTCGAATTTCAGGCCGGTGCGCATGGCGAAGAGTTCCGCGGTCATCTGAGAGGAGCTGCCCACGCCATTGCTGCCATACAGGGGCCTGCGCTTGTTGGAGCGCAGATACGCCACCAGTTCCTCCACCGAGTTGGCTGGATGATCCATCCGCACCACCAGTGCGTTGACGAACTCCGCGACCTGGGCCACCGGCAGCAATGCGGCCGGGATATCCAGCGGCAGGCCGCTCAAGGTGACCGGTGGCAGCACGTTGTTGCCCAGGCCGCCCGTGGCCAGGGTATAGCCGTCCGGTTTGGAGGAAGCCGCCGCCTGCATGCCGATCACGCCGCCGGCGCCGGCGCGGTTTTCCACCACCACGCTTTGGCCGTATTTGACGTTGAGCAGATCGGCGACCAGACGTCCCGCCAGGTCCGTGGCGGCGCCAGGCGTCGCCGAAACGATGATTCTTATTGGCCGGTTCGGATAGGCCGTGCCTTCCGCCCAGCTTCTGGTTGCGTGGCCCATGCCGGCCATCACCGCCATCATTTTTAAAGCGCTTCGACGCTCCATTGTTTTCCCCTTGCCATGGTTTGACTGCTACACGTTGCTGCTCCGAAGTGATGACCCGCCGCCTGCGATGGGCGCGGGTGTTTGTACGATAAACATATTTGTCACAACGTAGCGCCAAACACGCGTAGGTGCAGCTATGGCTTACCCGTATCGGGGGAAAATGTCAGGCGGCCAGCCGTCGGATGCCGCCGTCCAAAGGCGCGGCTTGCGACAACAGGTCGATGAACGCCAGCGCCATGGGACTCAAGGTGGCTCGCT is a window of Bordetella sp. N DNA encoding:
- a CDS encoding tripartite tricarboxylate transporter substrate binding protein, which translates into the protein MERRSALKMMAVMAGMGHATRSWAEGTAYPNRPIRIIVSATPGAATDLAGRLVADLLNVKYGQSVVVENRAGAGGVIGMQAAASSKPDGYTLATGGLGNNVLPPVTLSGLPLDIPAALLPVAQVAEFVNALVVRMDHPANSVEELVAYLRSNKRRPLYGSNGVGSSSQMTAELFAMRTGLKFDHVPYKGATEALVGTSNGDLDLCFMNLPPTLPMIEGKHLKALAVTSAYRARQLPNVRTVQEQGIKDFDVTSWMGIYAPSKVDPAIVKQLADTIVTGLATPEYQKRIIGAGFEPKLRNAADFQAFSAAELKRWSDVAKQAGIVVEYGGAKG